One Balaenoptera ricei isolate mBalRic1 chromosome 16, mBalRic1.hap2, whole genome shotgun sequence genomic window carries:
- the CHCHD1 gene encoding small ribosomal subunit protein mS37 produces the protein MATPSLRGRLARFGNPRKPILKPNKPLILANHVGERRREKGEATCITEMSVMMACWKQNEFRDEACKKEIQDFFDCASRAEAARKVRSIQEDLGELGSLPPKKLNKLLCRFPNKPHVS, from the exons ATGGCGACGCCCAGTCTCCGGGGTCGGTTAGCACGGTTTGGAAACCCGCGGAAGCCCATACTGAAGCCCAATAAGCCCCTCATCCTAGCTAACCATGTCGGGGAACGGCGCCGGGAGAAGGGCG AGGCGACTTGTATCACGGAGATGTCAGTAATGATGGCTTGCTGGAAGCAGAATGAATTCCGCGACGAAGCTTGCAAAAAAGAGATCCAGGACTTCTTCGATTGTGCTTCGAGAGCTGAG GCAGCCCGAAAAGTGAGATCAATCCAGGAGGACCTGGGAGAGTTGGGGAGTTTGCCCCCCAAGAAATTGAATAAGTTGTTATGTAGGTTTCCTAACAAACCTCATGTCAGCTGA